One genomic region from Streptomyces sp. NBC_01304 encodes:
- a CDS encoding ABC transporter permease: MSTATITPAKATEPARSYALRDSMTMLRRNLKHMRRYPSLTVMIVMMPIVMLLLFVYVFGGTLGTGSGGMTRGEYTNYVVPGIILMAVTSGALSTAITVCTDKTEGIVNRFRTMSVSRGAMLSGHVFGSVVQAVAILVLIIGASLAVGFRPDASPVEWLAAIGLLLFLSFGLSWITAAMGMGAKTIESASNAPMPLTFLPFLGNAIVSTDSMPTGLRWFAEYQPFTPIIDTLRGLLLGTEIGNTGWIALAWCTGLAVLGYWWARSVFNREVTR, encoded by the coding sequence ATGAGCACCGCGACCATCACCCCGGCCAAGGCCACCGAGCCGGCTCGCTCCTACGCCCTGCGCGACTCGATGACGATGCTGCGCCGCAACCTCAAGCACATGCGGCGCTACCCGTCGCTGACGGTCATGATCGTCATGATGCCGATCGTGATGCTGCTGCTGTTCGTGTACGTCTTCGGCGGCACGCTCGGCACCGGCAGCGGCGGCATGACCCGCGGCGAGTACACCAACTACGTGGTCCCCGGCATCATCCTGATGGCCGTGACCTCCGGCGCCCTCTCGACCGCCATCACCGTCTGCACCGACAAGACGGAAGGCATCGTCAACCGCTTCCGTACGATGTCGGTCTCGCGCGGGGCCATGCTCAGCGGCCACGTCTTCGGCAGCGTCGTCCAGGCCGTGGCGATCCTCGTCCTGATCATCGGAGCCTCGCTCGCGGTGGGCTTCCGCCCCGACGCCTCGCCCGTCGAATGGCTCGCCGCCATCGGTCTGCTGCTCTTCCTGTCCTTCGGCCTGAGCTGGATCACCGCCGCGATGGGCATGGGCGCCAAGACCATCGAGTCCGCGTCCAACGCCCCGATGCCGCTGACCTTCCTGCCCTTCCTCGGCAACGCGATCGTCTCCACGGACTCCATGCCGACCGGGCTGCGCTGGTTCGCCGAGTACCAGCCCTTCACCCCGATCATCGACACCCTGCGCGGGCTGCTGCTCGGCACGGAGATCGGCAACACCGGCTGGATCGCCCTGGCCTGGTGCACCGGCCTCGCCGTCCTCGGCTACTGGTGGGCCCGCTCGGTCTTCAACCGCGAGGTCACGCGCTGA
- a CDS encoding ATP-binding cassette domain-containing protein — MNTATTAASSTRPAAISAVGLRKSYGDKVVLDGIDLRIPEGSVFALLGPNGAGKTTTVEILSTLISADGGEAQIAGHDVFTDPAGVRGQIGVTGQFAAVDGLLTAEENLLLMADLEHLPRREGKRRAAELLERFELTEAARKNVATFSGGMRRKLDLAMSLVARPNIIFLDEPTTGLDPRSRRVMWELIRDQVAQGVTIFLTTQYLEEADQLADRIAVLDHGKLVAEGTAAELKRMIPGGHIRVQFADAAHLDKAAELFGVATRDDESLTLQIPSDGSIPNLRAVLDALDSTDVQAESLTVHTPDLDDVFLTLTGRQNAPAAAAANSPKESNR, encoded by the coding sequence ATGAACACCGCGACCACAGCGGCCTCCAGCACGCGCCCCGCGGCGATCTCCGCCGTCGGACTGCGCAAGTCCTACGGCGACAAGGTGGTGCTCGACGGCATCGACCTGCGCATCCCGGAAGGCTCGGTCTTCGCCCTGCTCGGCCCGAACGGCGCCGGCAAGACCACCACCGTGGAGATCCTGTCCACCCTCATCTCCGCCGACGGCGGCGAGGCGCAGATCGCGGGCCACGACGTCTTCACGGACCCCGCCGGCGTACGCGGCCAGATCGGCGTCACCGGACAGTTCGCGGCGGTCGACGGACTGCTCACCGCCGAGGAGAACCTGCTCCTCATGGCCGACCTGGAGCACCTGCCCCGGCGCGAGGGCAAGCGCCGCGCCGCCGAGCTCCTGGAGCGCTTCGAGCTGACCGAGGCGGCCAGGAAGAACGTCGCCACCTTCTCCGGCGGCATGCGCCGCAAGCTGGACCTGGCGATGAGCCTGGTGGCCCGGCCGAACATCATCTTCCTCGACGAGCCGACCACCGGCCTCGACCCGCGCAGCCGCCGCGTCATGTGGGAGCTCATCCGGGACCAGGTGGCCCAGGGCGTGACCATCTTCCTCACCACGCAGTACCTGGAGGAGGCCGACCAACTCGCCGACCGCATCGCGGTGTTGGACCACGGCAAGCTGGTCGCCGAGGGCACCGCGGCCGAGCTGAAGCGGATGATCCCCGGTGGTCACATCCGCGTCCAGTTCGCCGACGCGGCCCACCTCGACAAGGCGGCCGAACTCTTCGGCGTGGCCACCCGCGACGACGAGTCGCTCACCCTGCAGATCCCCAGCGACGGCTCGATCCCCAATCTCCGCGCGGTCCTCGACGCCCTGGACTCCACCGACGTACAGGCCGAGTCGCTCACCGTGCACACGCCCGACCTGGACGACGTCTTCCTCACCCTGACCGGCCGGCAGAACGCCCCCGCCGCCGCCGCCGCCAACTCCCCGAAGGAGTCGAACCGATGA
- the crcB gene encoding fluoride efflux transporter CrcB codes for MGAHRSLRGQGRTLVAVALGGATGAGARYGASLIWPTPHGTFPWTTLAVNTVGCALMGVLMVALTEGRPRHPLLKPFFGTGVLGGFTTFSTYAVDIERLTDAQQARTALAYLALTLLTALLAVWAAATVTRKLLHGRR; via the coding sequence ATGGGAGCGCACCGATCACTGCGCGGCCAGGGCCGGACCCTCGTCGCCGTCGCACTCGGTGGTGCAACGGGAGCCGGCGCCCGCTACGGCGCCTCCCTCATCTGGCCCACCCCCCACGGAACCTTCCCCTGGACCACCCTCGCCGTGAACACCGTGGGCTGCGCACTCATGGGCGTCCTCATGGTGGCCCTCACCGAGGGCAGACCACGACACCCCCTCCTCAAGCCCTTCTTCGGCACGGGAGTGCTCGGCGGCTTCACCACCTTCTCGACGTACGCCGTGGACATCGAGCGCCTCACCGACGCCCAACAGGCCCGCACCGCCCTCGCCTACCTCGCGCTGACCCTGCTGACCGCACTGCTCGCGGTCTGGGCCGCCGCCACGGTCACGCGCAAGCTCCTGCACGGGAGGCGATGA
- a CDS encoding hemerythrin domain-containing protein yields MCHYCGCRDIPLIKEFIAEHERVTDAAGDALRALERGDIARARELVAAMAVELDKHWRGEEEGLFAVMREDPEYADYIADLEGEHRELAALLPRLDLADPADVRTLHEAVDELHHHIAKEEDGLFPASLTALSGDEWDRSMAAWRSAHPSSS; encoded by the coding sequence ATGTGCCACTACTGCGGTTGCCGCGACATCCCCCTGATCAAGGAGTTCATCGCCGAGCACGAGCGCGTCACCGACGCCGCGGGCGATGCCCTGCGCGCCCTGGAGCGCGGTGACATCGCCCGCGCCCGTGAGCTGGTCGCCGCGATGGCGGTCGAGCTGGACAAGCACTGGCGGGGCGAGGAGGAGGGGCTCTTCGCGGTGATGCGCGAGGACCCGGAGTACGCGGACTACATCGCGGACCTGGAGGGGGAACACCGGGAGCTCGCCGCCCTGTTGCCCAGGCTCGACCTGGCGGACCCGGCGGACGTACGTACGCTCCACGAGGCCGTCGACGAGCTGCACCATCACATCGCGAAGGAGGAGGACGGGCTCTTCCCGGCCTCGCTCACCGCGCTGTCCGGGGACGAGTGGGACAGGTCCATGGCGGCCTGGAGGTCGGCCCACCCGTCGTCGTCCTGA
- a CDS encoding DUF5993 family protein, which produces MDTIIFGGLLATWFAIYRQRSRTVVLGAWAFMILLVAILLNHHVTSSLKLGLSY; this is translated from the coding sequence ATGGACACGATCATCTTCGGTGGCCTGCTCGCCACCTGGTTCGCGATCTACCGACAGCGCTCGCGCACCGTCGTGCTCGGCGCCTGGGCCTTCATGATCCTTCTCGTCGCCATCCTGCTGAACCACCACGTCACCAGCAGCCTCAAGCTCGGACTGAGTTACTGA
- a CDS encoding SH3 domain-containing protein, with product MPTLRIGPLRALGAALLLTGALTLTSVGTAEAAPANNNGGPVWGTVVSRGDMNLRADPDTGSRVVGYLPSGSQDRLECATYGTYVNGNPYWYWLGGARAWASGAFMQPDRQVPMCGGRPGHHTNTNCNEECWDPCWHGGRRSDERYDGRHEGRYENGRWVPRRS from the coding sequence ATGCCCACACTCCGGATAGGTCCCCTGCGTGCGCTGGGCGCCGCCCTGCTGCTGACCGGGGCCCTCACCCTCACCTCCGTCGGGACGGCCGAGGCCGCCCCGGCCAACAACAACGGCGGTCCCGTCTGGGGCACCGTCGTCTCCCGCGGCGACATGAACCTGCGGGCCGACCCCGACACCGGGTCCCGGGTCGTCGGCTACCTCCCCTCCGGCAGCCAGGACCGCCTGGAGTGCGCGACGTACGGGACGTACGTGAACGGGAATCCGTACTGGTACTGGCTGGGCGGCGCCCGCGCCTGGGCCAGCGGCGCGTTCATGCAGCCGGACCGGCAGGTGCCGATGTGCGGCGGCCGGCCGGGCCACCACACGAACACGAACTGCAACGAGGAGTGCTGGGACCCGTGCTGGCACGGCGGTCGCAGATCCGACGAGCGGTACGACGGGCGGCACGAGGGCCGTTACGAGAACGGGCGGTGGGTACCGAGGCGGTCGTAG
- a CDS encoding fluoride efflux transporter FluC produces the protein MNWILVLLGGAVGAPLRYLTDRTVRLRHGAGDGGFPWGTFVANVTACLILGVLTGAVLAGAASSQLALLLGTGLCGALSTYSTFSYETLRLAESGARFLAAMNAVTSVVAGLGAAFVGIAVAQGLWT, from the coding sequence GTGAACTGGATCCTCGTCCTCCTCGGCGGAGCCGTCGGCGCCCCTCTGCGTTATCTCACCGACCGCACCGTCCGGTTGCGGCACGGCGCCGGGGACGGCGGCTTTCCCTGGGGCACCTTCGTCGCCAACGTCACGGCCTGCCTGATCCTGGGCGTGCTGACCGGCGCGGTCCTCGCCGGGGCCGCCTCGTCGCAGCTGGCGCTGCTGCTCGGGACGGGGCTGTGCGGGGCGCTCTCCACGTACTCGACGTTCTCGTACGAGACGCTCAGGCTCGCCGAGTCGGGGGCCCGCTTCCTGGCCGCGATGAACGCCGTGACCAGCGTCGTGGCCGGGCTCGGTGCGGCGTTCGTGGGGATCGCGGTCGCGCAGGGCCTGTGGACGTAG
- a CDS encoding ATP-binding cassette domain-containing protein encodes MSKQLSSAGLAIETAGLVKTFGENRAVDGVDLSVPAGTVYGVLGPNGAGKTTTVKMLATLLRPDGGEAHVFGHDVVREADAVRSRVSLTGQYASVDEDLTGTENLVLLARLMGHSKKASYSRAGQLLEAFGLTDAAARQVKNYSGGMRRRIDIAASILNTPDLLFLDEPTTGLDPRSRNQVWDIVRAVVGQGTTVLLTTQYLDEADQLASRIAVIDKGKVIAEGTKGELKASVGAGAVHLRLRDAAQRAEAERILHLALDAQVQLEADPLALTARVGNGQYSRGDSRSGGAVACDGGQGAAEKASRALAELAHHGITVDNFSLGQPSLDEVFLALTDRKPESTDTDTDTDALSEEAAA; translated from the coding sequence ATGAGCAAGCAGTTGTCGTCGGCCGGTTTGGCCATCGAGACCGCGGGTCTGGTGAAGACCTTCGGTGAGAACCGCGCCGTCGACGGCGTGGACCTCTCCGTCCCGGCCGGCACGGTCTACGGCGTCCTCGGCCCGAACGGCGCGGGCAAGACCACCACCGTGAAAATGCTGGCCACCCTGCTCCGCCCGGACGGCGGCGAGGCCCATGTCTTCGGCCACGACGTCGTCCGGGAAGCGGATGCCGTACGCAGCCGGGTCAGCCTCACCGGTCAGTACGCCTCCGTCGACGAGGACCTGACCGGCACCGAGAACCTGGTGCTCCTGGCCCGTCTGATGGGCCACTCCAAGAAGGCCTCGTACAGCAGGGCAGGTCAGCTCTTGGAAGCCTTCGGGCTGACGGACGCGGCCGCACGGCAGGTGAAGAACTACTCGGGCGGCATGCGGCGCCGCATCGACATCGCCGCGTCCATTCTCAACACCCCCGACCTGCTCTTCCTGGACGAGCCGACGACGGGCCTCGACCCGCGCAGCCGCAACCAGGTCTGGGACATCGTGCGCGCGGTCGTCGGGCAGGGCACGACGGTCCTGCTGACCACCCAATACCTGGACGAGGCCGACCAGTTGGCGTCCCGGATCGCCGTCATCGACAAGGGCAAGGTCATCGCCGAGGGCACGAAGGGCGAGCTCAAGGCGTCGGTCGGCGCGGGCGCCGTGCATCTGCGGCTGCGGGACGCGGCCCAGCGCGCCGAGGCCGAGCGGATCCTGCACCTCGCCCTCGACGCCCAAGTCCAGTTGGAGGCCGACCCGTTGGCGCTCACGGCGCGCGTGGGCAACGGCCAATATTCGCGCGGCGACAGCCGCTCCGGTGGAGCCGTCGCTTGCGACGGGGGCCAGGGCGCCGCCGAGAAGGCATCCCGCGCGCTCGCCGAACTCGCCCACCACGGCATCACCGTCGACAACTTCTCCCTCGGCCAGCCCAGCCTGGACGAGGTCTTCCTCGCCCTCACCGACCGCAAGCCCGAGTCGACCGACACCGATACCGACACCGACGCGCTCTCCGAGGAGGCGGCAGCATGA
- a CDS encoding amino acid transporter, translating to MTFMSADTTPRTGTRNRFRAWLLDGLSETVARHPGPHAKLAPEHRGHKWWRVMCLTGVDYFSTLGYQPGIAALAAGLLSPLATVVLIALTLLGALPVYRRVAKESPYGAGSISMLERLLHWWSGKLFVLVLLGFAATDFMITMTLSAADAAAHVVENPFAPHWLEGENTWITLFLLAALAAVFLKGFKEAIGVAVVLVATYLTLNVVVLSTAAWEVISKPHQIGDWTDAMTAEHSSPFAMIGVALLVFPKLALGMSGFETGVAVMPQVRGDDTDTHANPAGRIRDTRKLLTTAAVIMSCFLMLSSLATTILIPQDEFKAGGQANGRALAYLAHEHLGEIFGTIYDVSTIAILWFAGASALAGLLNLVPRYLPRYGMAPEWARAVRPLVLVFMGIGVAITLWFNANVDAQSGAYATGVLVLMLSAAFACTAAARKAGQRKATIGFGVITAVLSYTLVDNVVERPDGIRIAALFIFAIMLTSIASRIHRSFELRAADVTFDETAARLIDAAASQGPLQIIAHEPPPKSKIDAEPGKRSLLEYRAKEASQRDETNIPPGRPVLFLEVYLANSSDFRADLVVKGQELHGARLLRVEGPVIGNTIAAVLLELRDRTEEIPHAYFNWTEGHPVSHLLRFLVFGDGEVAPVTREVLRRAEKDPELRPRVITG from the coding sequence ATGACCTTTATGTCCGCCGACACCACCCCGCGTACGGGCACCCGCAACCGGTTCCGGGCCTGGCTCCTCGACGGGCTGAGCGAGACCGTGGCGCGCCACCCCGGTCCGCACGCCAAGCTCGCCCCGGAGCACCGGGGCCACAAGTGGTGGCGGGTCATGTGCCTCACCGGCGTGGACTACTTCTCCACCCTCGGCTACCAGCCGGGCATCGCCGCCCTCGCCGCCGGACTGCTCTCGCCCCTCGCCACCGTCGTGCTCATCGCGCTGACCCTGCTCGGCGCGCTGCCGGTGTACCGCAGAGTGGCCAAGGAGAGCCCGTACGGCGCGGGGTCGATCTCCATGCTGGAGCGGCTGCTGCACTGGTGGTCGGGGAAGCTCTTCGTGCTCGTGCTGCTCGGCTTCGCCGCCACCGACTTCATGATCACGATGACCCTGTCGGCCGCGGACGCCGCCGCCCACGTTGTCGAGAACCCCTTCGCCCCGCACTGGCTGGAGGGCGAGAACACCTGGATCACGCTGTTCCTGCTCGCCGCGCTGGCCGCCGTCTTCCTCAAGGGGTTCAAGGAGGCCATCGGCGTCGCGGTGGTCCTGGTGGCGACGTACCTGACGCTCAATGTGGTCGTCCTGTCCACCGCCGCCTGGGAGGTCATCAGCAAGCCGCACCAGATCGGCGACTGGACCGACGCGATGACCGCCGAGCACTCGTCGCCGTTCGCGATGATCGGCGTCGCGCTGCTCGTCTTCCCGAAGCTGGCCCTCGGCATGTCCGGCTTCGAGACCGGCGTCGCGGTGATGCCGCAGGTCAGGGGCGACGACACGGACACCCACGCCAACCCGGCCGGCCGCATCCGCGACACCCGCAAGCTGCTCACCACGGCCGCCGTGATCATGAGCTGCTTCCTGATGCTGTCCAGCCTGGCGACCACCATCCTGATCCCGCAGGACGAGTTCAAGGCCGGCGGCCAGGCCAACGGCCGCGCCCTCGCCTATCTGGCCCATGAGCACCTCGGCGAGATCTTCGGCACGATCTACGACGTCTCGACCATCGCCATCCTCTGGTTCGCGGGCGCCTCGGCCCTCGCCGGCCTGCTGAACCTCGTACCGCGCTATCTGCCGCGCTACGGCATGGCTCCCGAATGGGCGCGCGCGGTACGCCCCCTCGTCCTGGTCTTCATGGGCATCGGGGTCGCCATCACGCTGTGGTTCAACGCGAACGTCGACGCCCAGAGCGGCGCGTACGCGACCGGCGTCCTCGTGCTCATGCTGTCGGCGGCCTTCGCCTGTACGGCCGCCGCGCGCAAGGCCGGCCAGCGCAAGGCGACGATCGGCTTCGGCGTGATCACCGCGGTGCTCTCGTACACCCTCGTCGACAACGTGGTGGAGCGGCCCGACGGCATCCGGATCGCCGCCCTCTTCATCTTCGCGATCATGCTGACGTCCATCGCCTCGCGCATCCACCGCTCCTTCGAACTGCGCGCGGCGGACGTCACGTTCGACGAGACGGCGGCCCGGCTCATCGACGCGGCGGCCAGCCAGGGGCCGCTGCAGATCATCGCGCACGAGCCGCCGCCGAAGTCGAAGATCGACGCCGAGCCGGGCAAGCGCAGCCTCCTCGAATACCGGGCCAAGGAGGCCAGCCAGCGGGACGAGACGAACATCCCGCCGGGCCGTCCCGTGCTCTTCCTGGAGGTCTATCTCGCGAATTCCTCGGACTTCCGGGCGGACCTGGTCGTCAAGGGCCAGGAGCTGCACGGGGCACGGCTGTTGCGCGTGGAGGGGCCGGTCATCGGCAACACGATCGCGGCGGTCCTCCTCGAACTCCGCGACCGCACCGAGGAGATCCCGCACGCCTACTTCAACTGGACCGAGGGCCACCCGGTCAGCCACCTGCTGCGCTTCCTGGTCTTCGGTGACGGCGAGGTGGCCCCGGTCACCCGCGAGGTGCTGCGCCGGGCCGAGAAGGACCCGGAGCTGCGGCCCCGGGTCATCACCGGCTAG
- a CDS encoding FUSC family protein has product MTDSPSADSRTNKASWWSRATAGFGDGTMVLRAALASGISWWIATALLHSEAASLAPAGAILAAQTTPYATARKSLQRAAGILFGFLLGVVAARTVGVNGVSVVCVVALGMYAGRLFRLGPQMHQVALTAVLVMGTASHFGYGASRLEDNVVGVLIGTLVGLVLPAPGFSSRAGDELARLTREMAALLDTVARHLSAGDWSAHTGEWVRQARALSKRLEKVRGAVRDAEDAVRWRPRGRAARPRINRLAEATQCLDHVGSQLRGLTRGLYNLTFREGRPPALHDGAGDGERVEVAAPDGLDRMLADLAAMLGDLADVHTLENPPTPELHARLAQLLGEAETSYLRTALAQNPAYADWRVLCTAGILEDARRMLHELDPELGPHTGAFS; this is encoded by the coding sequence TTGACTGACTCGCCCTCGGCCGATTCGCGCACGAACAAGGCGAGTTGGTGGTCCCGGGCGACGGCCGGCTTCGGCGACGGCACGATGGTGCTGCGGGCCGCGCTCGCGTCCGGGATCTCCTGGTGGATCGCGACCGCCCTGCTGCACTCGGAGGCGGCCTCGCTCGCCCCGGCGGGCGCGATCCTCGCCGCGCAGACGACGCCGTACGCGACCGCCCGCAAGAGCCTGCAGCGGGCGGCCGGGATCCTCTTCGGGTTCCTGCTCGGCGTGGTGGCGGCCCGGACGGTCGGGGTGAACGGCGTCAGCGTCGTGTGCGTCGTGGCCCTCGGGATGTACGCGGGGCGGCTGTTCCGGCTCGGCCCGCAGATGCACCAGGTCGCCCTGACCGCGGTCCTGGTGATGGGCACGGCCTCGCACTTCGGCTACGGCGCGTCCCGCCTGGAGGACAACGTGGTCGGCGTCCTCATCGGCACCCTGGTCGGCCTGGTCCTGCCCGCGCCCGGCTTCAGCAGTCGCGCGGGCGACGAACTTGCCCGGCTGACAAGGGAAATGGCCGCACTCCTGGACACGGTGGCCCGGCACCTGAGTGCCGGTGACTGGTCCGCGCACACCGGGGAGTGGGTGCGTCAGGCCCGCGCGCTGTCCAAGCGCCTGGAGAAGGTACGCGGCGCCGTCCGGGACGCCGAGGACGCCGTGCGCTGGCGGCCGCGCGGGCGGGCGGCGCGGCCCCGCATCAACCGGCTCGCCGAGGCCACCCAGTGCCTCGACCACGTGGGCAGCCAGCTGCGCGGCCTGACCCGCGGCCTGTACAACCTCACCTTCCGCGAGGGGCGCCCGCCCGCGCTGCACGACGGTGCGGGCGACGGGGAGCGGGTCGAGGTGGCGGCGCCGGACGGGCTCGACCGGATGCTGGCCGACCTGGCCGCGATGCTCGGCGACCTGGCCGACGTACACACCCTGGAGAACCCTCCGACGCCCGAACTCCACGCCAGGCTCGCGCAGTTGCTCGGGGAGGCGGAGACCAGCTATCTGCGGACGGCCCTCGCGCAGAACCCGGCGTACGCGGACTGGCGGGTGCTGTGCACGGCCGGGATCCTGGAGGACGCGCGGCGGATGCTGCACGAGCTGGATCCGGAACTCGGCCCGCACACAGGGGCGTTCAGCTGA
- a CDS encoding nucleotidyltransferase, producing the protein MTTYEASDASESSEIPAASKAPEATETFLAAFVAAIVPVVPLRAVWAHGSLGGGDYQEGRSDLDLVAVLERPCTSAERAGLDSAHRRVGATSPLAPHLHCAYVPVAELGELDAPHLSWWYEELCDHRPVTEVTRRELHAFARVLHGEAPAGLLPPVTDAELSAFIRRDLTGFWRKALANEANWRQDIWIDGGLLVLARASVTLRSGRLITKAEALDVLVELGAPGELVADVRNRRYGLTGPDARTEEWLARRAELAVSFLDAQIRRVE; encoded by the coding sequence ATGACGACGTACGAGGCATCTGATGCATCCGAGTCATCCGAGATACCCGCGGCATCCAAGGCCCCTGAGGCGACCGAAACGTTCCTCGCCGCCTTCGTCGCGGCGATCGTGCCCGTCGTGCCGCTGCGTGCGGTGTGGGCGCACGGTTCGCTGGGCGGGGGTGACTATCAGGAGGGCCGGAGCGATCTCGACCTCGTGGCGGTCCTGGAGCGGCCGTGCACTTCGGCCGAGCGAGCGGGCCTCGACTCGGCCCATCGCCGCGTGGGCGCGACCAGCCCTCTCGCGCCTCATCTGCACTGTGCCTACGTGCCGGTGGCCGAGCTCGGGGAGCTCGACGCCCCTCATCTGTCCTGGTGGTACGAGGAACTCTGCGACCACCGGCCCGTCACCGAGGTGACCCGGCGCGAGCTGCACGCCTTCGCGCGCGTGCTGCACGGGGAGGCTCCGGCGGGGCTGCTTCCGCCGGTCACGGATGCCGAGCTCTCGGCTTTCATCCGCCGCGATCTGACCGGGTTCTGGCGCAAGGCCCTTGCGAATGAGGCTAATTGGCGCCAGGACATCTGGATCGACGGTGGTCTGCTGGTCCTTGCCAGGGCGTCGGTCACGCTTCGGTCGGGGCGCCTGATCACGAAGGCGGAGGCCCTCGACGTGCTCGTCGAGCTGGGGGCTCCGGGGGAGCTGGTGGCGGATGTACGCAATCGCCGGTACGGCCTCACCGGCCCGGACGCTCGCACCGAAGAGTGGCTGGCCCGGCGGGCCGAGCTGGCGGTGTCCTTTCTGGACGCGCAGATCCGGCGGGTGGAGTGA
- a CDS encoding disulfide bond formation protein B: MASMTAPREISEGSGVLGKVQYWFACFFAVGWTAIVCCGLGVQFISWDYPCPLCMVQRMFMLLAALGAATIVRKGMTGTIGGRDYMMGWGLALVACIGGAFTAWRQTMLHILPGDKGYGSPVLGLHMYVWAWILFMLSIVGIGIIMALAHLTADRTVPTTGLYWILGRAVLWFIALIIAIDLVAVFLEEGFHWWLPDDPTRYQFFYDVGILD; the protein is encoded by the coding sequence ATGGCCTCCATGACGGCTCCGCGCGAGATCTCCGAGGGTTCCGGCGTCCTCGGCAAGGTCCAGTACTGGTTCGCCTGCTTCTTCGCCGTCGGCTGGACGGCGATCGTCTGCTGCGGGCTCGGGGTGCAGTTCATCAGCTGGGACTACCCCTGCCCGCTCTGCATGGTCCAGCGCATGTTCATGCTGCTCGCCGCGCTCGGCGCCGCGACCATCGTGCGCAAGGGCATGACCGGGACGATCGGCGGCCGCGACTACATGATGGGCTGGGGCCTCGCCCTGGTCGCCTGCATCGGCGGGGCGTTCACGGCCTGGCGGCAGACGATGCTGCACATCCTGCCGGGCGACAAGGGCTACGGCAGCCCGGTGCTCGGCCTGCACATGTACGTCTGGGCGTGGATCCTCTTCATGCTCTCGATCGTCGGCATCGGCATCATCATGGCGCTCGCGCATCTGACCGCCGACCGTACGGTCCCGACGACCGGCCTCTACTGGATCCTCGGCCGTGCCGTCCTCTGGTTCATCGCCCTGATCATCGCGATCGACCTGGTGGCGGTCTTCTTGGAGGAGGGCTTCCACTGGTGGCTGCCGGACGACCCGACCCGCTACCAGTTCTTCTACGACGTGGGAATCCTTGACTGA
- a CDS encoding ABC transporter permease, with protein MSTATSTEAAELAPVHTETLAELLIAKDRPPRPSAVSTSLTFGWRAILKIKHVPEQLFDVTAFPIMMVVMYTYLFGGALAGSPSAYIQQLLPGIMVMSVVMITMYTGVAVNTDIEKGVFDRFRTLPIWRPAPMVGYLLGDALRYTMASLVMLTVGLIMGFRPDGGPVGVLAGIALLIVFSFAFSWVWTMFGLLLRSEKSVMGVSMMVLFPLTFLSNIFVDPITMPGWLQAFVNNSPITHLATAVRELMAGNWPAADLLWSLGWAGLFVLIFGPVTMRLYSRK; from the coding sequence ATGAGCACCGCGACCAGCACCGAAGCCGCCGAACTGGCGCCCGTGCACACCGAGACCCTCGCCGAACTCCTCATCGCCAAGGACCGCCCGCCCCGGCCCAGCGCCGTCTCGACCTCGCTCACCTTCGGCTGGCGGGCCATCCTGAAGATCAAGCACGTGCCCGAGCAGCTCTTCGACGTCACCGCCTTCCCGATCATGATGGTCGTGATGTACACGTACCTCTTCGGCGGCGCCCTGGCCGGCTCGCCGAGCGCGTACATCCAGCAACTGCTGCCCGGCATCATGGTGATGAGCGTCGTGATGATCACGATGTACACGGGTGTCGCGGTCAACACGGACATCGAGAAGGGCGTCTTCGACCGATTCCGTACGCTGCCGATCTGGCGGCCCGCGCCGATGGTCGGCTATCTGCTCGGCGATGCCCTGCGCTACACCATGGCCTCGCTCGTGATGCTCACGGTCGGCCTGATCATGGGCTTCAGGCCGGACGGCGGGCCGGTCGGGGTGCTTGCCGGGATCGCCCTGCTGATCGTCTTCTCGTTCGCGTTCTCGTGGGTGTGGACGATGTTCGGGCTGCTGCTCCGCAGCGAGAAGTCCGTGATGGGCGTCAGCATGATGGTGCTGTTCCCGCTGACCTTCCTCAGCAACATCTTCGTCGACCCGATCACCATGCCGGGCTGGCTGCAGGCCTTCGTGAACAACAGCCCCATCACCCATCTGGCCACCGCCGTACGCGAGTTGATGGCGGGGAACTGGCCGGCGGCCGACCTGCTCTGGTCCCTCGGCTGGGCCGGCCTGTTCGTGCTGATCTTCGGGCCGGTGACGATGCGGCTCTACAGCCGCAAGTAG